The genomic window GTGGCCCTTGCCTGCGATCAGCAGGGCGTCGCCGGGCAGCAGGGCATCGACGCCGCGCAGGATCGCCTCGGCGCGGTCTCCGACCTCGTTGGCCTCGGGGCAGGCTTCGAGGATGGCGGCGCGGATGGCGGCGGGGGATTCGGAACGGGGGTTGTCGTCGGTGACGTAGAGCACGTCGGCGTGGGCGGCGGCGGCGCGGCCCATCAGCGGGCGCTTGCCGCGGTCGCGGTCGCCGCCGGCGCCGAACACGATGATGATGCGGCCCATGACATGCGGGCGCAGCGCCTTGAGCGCGGTTTCGATGGCGTCGGGGGTGTGGGCGTAATCGACGAAGACCGAGGCGCCGTTGGCGCGGGTAGCGGCAAGCTGCATCCGGCCGCGCACGCCGGAAAGCTGCGGCAGGGTCGCCAGCACGTCGGCGGCGGCGGAACCGGAGGCGATGGCGAGGCCCGCGGCGAGGGCCACGTTCTCGGCCTGGAAGCCGCCGATCAGGCCAAGGCGGATCTGGTGCGGCTGGCCCTGCCAGCCAAGCCGCAGATCCTGCCCGGTGGCGTCGAACCGCTGGCCGAGGATGCGCAGGTCGCAGTCGGGGGCGTGGCCGACGCCCAGCACGGCCTGGCCGCGGGCCGAGGCGATGGCCGCGACCTCGGGCCCGCGCGGGTCGTCGAGGTTGATCACGGCGGTGCCGCCGGGCGGCAGCAGCCGGTCGAACAGACCGGCCTTGGCCGCGAAATAGGCTTCGAAGGTGCCGTGGTAATCGAGGTGGTCCTGGGTGAAGTTGGTGAAGCCTGCCGCCTTGAGGCGCACGCCGTCGAGGCGGCGCTGGTCGAGGCCGTGCGACGACGCCTCCATCGCGGCATGGGTGACGCCGCCCTCGGCCGCCTGCGACAGCAGCCGGTGCAGGGTGATCGGTTCGGGCGTGGTGTGGGGGCTGGGGGCGGCCCAGGCGCCCTCGACTCCGGTGGTGCCGATGTTGATCGCGGCATGGCCCAAAGCCATCCAGATCTGGCGGGTGAAGGTGGCGACCGAGGTCTTGCCGTTGGTGCCGGTGACGGCGACCATGGTTTCGGGCTGCGCGCCGAACCACAGGGCCGCGGCCCATGCAAGGGCCTGGCGCGGATCCTGCGCCACGACCAGCGGCACCTCGATGCCGGTCTGGGCCATGATGTCCTGCGCCAGCGCCGCCCCTGCGGCATCGGTCAGGATGGCGCGGGCCCCCTGTTGCAGCGCGGTGTCGAGAAAGCTTGCGCCGTGCAGCCTGGCCCCCGGCAGCGCGGCGAA from Paracoccaceae bacterium Fryx2 includes these protein-coding regions:
- a CDS encoding UDP-N-acetylmuramoyl-L-alanyl-D-glutamate--2,6-diaminopimelate ligase yields the protein MADHTKSLADLGLTARGGREARITGLAVDSRAVRTGYLFAALPGARLHGASFLDTALQQGARAILTDAAGAALAQDIMAQTGIEVPLVVAQDPRQALAWAAALWFGAQPETMVAVTGTNGKTSVATFTRQIWMALGHAAINIGTTGVEGAWAAPSPHTTPEPITLHRLLSQAAEGGVTHAAMEASSHGLDQRRLDGVRLKAAGFTNFTQDHLDYHGTFEAYFAAKAGLFDRLLPPGGTAVINLDDPRGPEVAAIASARGQAVLGVGHAPDCDLRILGQRFDATGQDLRLGWQGQPHQIRLGLIGGFQAENVALAAGLAIASGSAAADVLATLPQLSGVRGRMQLAATRANGASVFVDYAHTPDAIETALKALRPHVMGRIIIVFGAGGDRDRGKRPLMGRAAAAHADVLYVTDDNPRSESPAAIRAAILEACPEANEVGDRAEAILRGVDALLPGDALLIAGKGHESGQVIAGDIYPFDDVEQASVAVAALDGLP